Proteins co-encoded in one Polynucleobacter sp. MG-6-Vaara-E2 genomic window:
- a CDS encoding potassium transporter Kup: MFAAIGVVFGDIGTSPLYALKECFSPDHGIPFSADAVYGVISMVFWAFAIVVSLKYVLFVMRANNHGEGGILALMALALRTAPTGSKRSLLIIMAGVFGACMFYGDAIITPAISVLSAVEGLEVISSDLTRFVLPITVAILIILFVIQKTGTEVVGKLFGPIMVLWFLAIALMGLYQVVQNPTIFAAVNPMYAIHFMEEHALQGFIVLGAVFLVLTGAEALYADMGHFGIKPIRMGWFFIVMPSLLLNYFGQGAMFLGNPDTISNPFFLMVPEVLVLPLVILATAATVIASQAVISGAFSMTSQAILLGFVPRMKVRHTSDREIGQIYMPLVNWALLVLVVAVVLAFKKSENLAAAYGIAVTTTMIITTFLAAIVMRVVWRWNTALVTLVISSFLAVDLAFLSANLLKILEGGWFPLLLGAICFVLLMTWYQGRKILRQHATNNGIELKSFIEALLMHPPHRVEGTAVFLTAHVDYVPVSFLHNLKHNHVLHERVFFLKVSIWDVPYVKDSERITLRDLGHGVYVVRAVYGFNETPDMAQIISLIEKASGQKFDEMNTSFFLSRDTVVPTDIPGMALWREILFAWMYQNAGRQSDFFKIPANRLVELGAKVEI; the protein is encoded by the coding sequence ATGTTTGCGGCAATTGGTGTTGTATTCGGAGATATAGGTACTAGTCCTCTATACGCGCTTAAGGAATGTTTTAGTCCAGATCATGGTATTCCCTTTTCGGCTGATGCTGTCTACGGCGTTATTTCGATGGTTTTTTGGGCCTTTGCAATCGTTGTGTCGCTTAAATACGTTTTATTCGTGATGCGCGCTAACAATCATGGCGAAGGCGGCATATTGGCACTCATGGCGTTGGCATTAAGAACCGCGCCAACAGGATCTAAACGATCATTGCTGATTATCATGGCCGGCGTTTTTGGTGCCTGCATGTTCTATGGTGATGCAATCATCACACCGGCTATTTCAGTGCTGTCTGCAGTTGAGGGTCTAGAGGTGATATCAAGCGACTTAACTCGTTTTGTTTTGCCAATCACCGTTGCTATCTTGATCATCCTATTCGTTATCCAAAAAACGGGTACCGAAGTGGTTGGTAAATTATTTGGCCCAATTATGGTCTTGTGGTTTTTGGCGATCGCATTGATGGGCTTGTATCAGGTTGTGCAGAACCCTACTATTTTTGCCGCTGTTAATCCTATGTATGCCATTCATTTCATGGAAGAGCATGCATTGCAAGGATTTATCGTTTTGGGCGCTGTCTTTCTTGTATTAACGGGGGCGGAAGCCTTATATGCTGATATGGGGCACTTTGGTATTAAGCCAATTCGTATGGGTTGGTTTTTTATCGTGATGCCGAGCTTGCTCTTAAATTATTTTGGGCAAGGGGCAATGTTTTTGGGCAATCCAGATACGATCAGCAATCCTTTTTTCTTGATGGTTCCTGAAGTACTTGTTCTTCCCTTGGTTATTTTGGCCACTGCTGCAACTGTTATTGCATCTCAGGCCGTTATCTCAGGTGCATTTTCAATGACCAGTCAAGCTATCTTGCTTGGCTTTGTTCCGCGCATGAAAGTCCGCCATACTTCCGACCGTGAAATTGGTCAAATTTATATGCCGCTGGTAAATTGGGCTTTATTGGTTTTAGTGGTTGCAGTAGTATTGGCATTTAAGAAGTCTGAAAATTTAGCCGCTGCTTACGGTATTGCAGTTACCACAACGATGATCATCACCACTTTCTTAGCGGCGATTGTGATGCGCGTGGTATGGCGTTGGAACACGGCGCTAGTAACGTTAGTAATCAGCTCTTTCTTGGCAGTTGATCTAGCTTTCTTGTCGGCAAACCTTTTAAAGATTTTAGAGGGCGGGTGGTTTCCTCTCTTGCTTGGGGCTATTTGCTTTGTCCTGTTAATGACTTGGTATCAAGGTCGAAAAATTTTGCGACAGCATGCTACTAATAACGGCATTGAGCTCAAAAGCTTTATTGAGGCCTTGTTGATGCATCCTCCACATCGCGTTGAGGGAACGGCAGTTTTTTTAACTGCTCACGTAGATTATGTGCCAGTCTCTTTTTTGCATAATTTAAAACATAATCATGTTCTCCATGAAAGAGTTTTCTTTCTGAAGGTGAGCATTTGGGATGTTCCTTATGTAAAGGATTCCGAGCGCATCACCTTGCGTGATCTGGGACATGGTGTTTACGTAGTTCGTGCGGTATATGGATTTAATGAAACTCCGGATATGGCGCAGATCATCTCATTAATTGAAAAAGCTTCAGGCCAAAAATTTGATGAGATGAATACTTCATTCTTCTTGTCACGCGATACTGTGGTGCCAACTGATATTCCTGGAATGGCCCTTTGGCGTGAGATTTTGTTTGCGTGGATGTATCAAAATGCTGGACGTCAATCAGACTTCTTCAAGATTCCAGCAAACCGTCTGGTGGAGCTTGGCGCTAAGGTAGAGATTTGA